tgaCACCACTGGACAAAAACTGAGTGATTTTAGGGCTGAGAAGTTCCAGCTTGCATCTTGCAGCAAGATTTCTTTCACTGCGTGATAAGAAAACCCATTTCATCTTGCCTTGCCTCTCATGACACGGTTGAGTGAGCATCCAGCAGGCAGATCAGCTCTTTCCTTGGTATTTAGGATTAAAGTTTGTACACTGATGATTAAAAATTCATTGCTTTTTGCAGCTGCTAGTACACAGGTtttttgcaatttatttatGTTACATTAGGGCATATAAATAAGAGTCAGAACAAGTGTCACTTTTGAGCAAACTGATTATTTACATATCTCAACCTTAATTTAAATGACAGCTCTATCAATTCACTAAAATTCCTGTCTAATATAAACAAGTTTAAAGCTTCTGAATAAATATTCGTGCTCATAGACCTAGGTCAGACTCTTttgcagcccagccctgcacatcTGCAACATGATACTCACTAGAAAATAatcagtaaaacaaaataagataCAAATCAAACCAAGAGCATCTTGTTCACATGCCACAAACCAACATCTCTCTAACTTACAGCCAGAAATGCTGTGATAAAAATATGGCAGGAAGCTTTAACAGGAAAGATCAAGCAGAAAGCAGGGCTGTTTAATTTCAAGAGGCATGATTAAACACTTCTGCACCCTAAAAAATGTCCACAGACAAACAGACATAAATAGGGAGTTTCTCTATGCTAAAAAAAGGCATTGGCCTAAATTACCTGAAAGTCCAGATTCTAAAGAAAGAACTACAAGTGAAAATACCAAATTTTCACAGATAATCAGAGTTTCAGCTCTTAGGAATGAcacttccttcctctccctgtggTAGTGTtaggcagcaggagcagaactCTGCAGGGAAAACCTGTTTACATGCAAATGCCTGGTAACAAACAGAAACTCCAGAAATTACTGGCCTATTAGAAGTTGatttatgcaaaaaaataaaaatagttccTCTTCAAGTCTCACAGACTCTAGCACAAACATCTGGTACTGCAGTTTGGTTGCCAACATACATGGCTTTCCCCTCCTGAGGTAAACTGCTAAGATAAATtataaaaagcattaaaatgagAGCATGTACATGGCTACACCAGTACCAGGCTGCTGGAAACTCACAAATGGGtgatattaattttgtttcttgctaCTTTTTGCTTAAAGGTATTTGCACCTAACAGGGTTTTTCTTGCTGTGGGTTTTGCTTCACTGTTTTGCACCATAATCATCAACATGAAATTGATCACAACCACAACAAATAATGCACAGTGAGGCAAGGATCAGGACAAGGAAGTGGAAAGTTTCACAAACATCCTCCAGAAGCAGTTACTTAACTCAGCATTCTGAATTTGAACAGCAGAATAAAGGTATTTCCTTTATTTAGAGTTTTCcttaaacaaaaaattagaGGAAACACCACAAAATGAGCAGGTTTTGCTGGCTACAGTCATACTGGagatatatatattaatatatggTTCCACTGAAATGAATTCTCTTTGTTCTCATGGAAAAGAACAAAGGCAGCTTTATAAATGTTTATGAAGGAGACTGAGAAGGGCACCATCTAACTAAACCAAATAAATCACCCACTGAAACTTGCATCCTACTCTTCACATTTGTTACAGGCAGACACAGTaactaaaaaagaaatgaacCCATACAACTGGCAGTCTGGGACCTTGCTCTTCCTTCCCCCAAACGACTGGATTTCAGGCTCCTTTCAAGCATTCAAATAGGTAAGAATTTTAATGAAGGTTTAAACCTCTGCACAGTCAGGAATACAGTCCAGAAAGCTTCAGTGTAACTACTGCCTGGAATTCTACAGCCATCACGGTACTTCAGAACCAAAAACCAGAATAAGTTCATGGCAAAAgataaaagtaaagaaataaacacaaaggTCTGTGAAAACATCTCCCATTTTACTGTAGGTGTCCATGGAGCGACTGATCACTTCTGCAGGGATTCCAGACAGCAAGAGAGCAGCAGTCAGGACTGTTGTTTTCACCTTCTTCTCacactaaaagaaagaaaaaaccccaaacattacATTAACTCTTCTGTTACAATCCAATTCTGCTTTACAAGCCACAAATGTTGTGCCAGTTTcacacacagccaggcagaaGAGGAGCAGGCATGCACAGATTCTCTCTGGGATTCACCACCCTTATCCCAGCTCCAGATTTGTGCTGTGATGGAGCCCCTGGAGCTGAGTGAGAGGCTGGTTAACAGCAGATAAAATTCATCACAGACTTTATGCCTGCTTCACACTGGCACTCCAGGCAGGCCAGAAAGGTTGTACAGCAGCTTCTGTTTGAGTGGGAAAGAGTCCCAGACAGAGGGAATCTGGGTGTAAGAAGCCAAGCCAGGCATCTCCACTGGCAGAACAAGATTAATCTCATCGTTCtacttggcaaaaaaaaataatttgttactTTTCTAACACAGAAATATGACTTAGAATTGAACACCAActgtttctttctattttagTATTACTCCATTTGGCAGTTTTATCCTCTGAACTCTGAAGTGCCCAAAAGCCTTTTGAAAGCCATTCTTCTGCCCTGATGATGAGGATTCCTGAGGATGTGAAGGCTGACAGGCAGGAAAGGGTAATGTGATGGTATTTGCAGGCTATTTTATTTAATCCAACCTAAATTAAGTTGTCAAGACCCTTCCTGGGTTTCATGAGAGAACAAATGAAGGATAACAAAACCTCATCTAAGTGCAGTAAAAGCAAATGGTGGAAAGGAACCACCTCTTCAGGTTCTGAAACTGAAGAGTTCATTTTAGAGCTCAAAATGCTCTGGCAAATGAGCTACTGCAAACCTAAAGCAGATTCTACTGTTTTGTGCTGTGACACATCACCTTTGAATGACAATGTGAAGGTTATTTTTCAGTGATATCCCCAACTTCATAAGAACTGCTgatttattctgattttctaCAGGTAATCTCTTATTCCTTCTGAAGTGCAAATTTTCCCTTTCAACTCTGGATTGAGCAGCATTCAGTCCTGCTTTGCACTGCAGACCTGACAAAATCACCAACCAAATAACTACTTCAGCAAAACTAAGTGGTTTGAATACATAAAGCAAGTGATCTAGCAAATCTTGCTAATAAGCAGTAAATTTCTCACACAAATAAATGTCCTATTTCCAGCTGCCATTCAAACTGACATTAGGGATGGAATGCAGAACCCCTAACACCCAAGAATTGCCTCATTTTCTAATGAAATCTTCCCAGTTTTTGGCCAGGCATGCAAAACAGTGCATGACAGAGCAAATAGTAACCAGAGAAGAGCATGGTctagaagaaaagcagaagtctCCTAAAGACATTAATGAACTACCTGGCTTTCCTGGTCAGATGCTTTCCATTACTGCTAAATAAGTTGCTAATCCACATTTTCACagccactttaaaaaaaaaaaaagatttggacAAAACCTGGGAGATTAACAGCTACTATAAACTATCAGCACTTGGTAACTCTCAATTCTACAGTTGAAAACAAGGGAAGAACACATCTATCATAAACACAATCCAAGTATaagtttaaatataaaaaagaatttacCTTTGGAAAGTACTTGGACAGACCCATGTAAGCAAGTTGTAGGGTAAGAAATGGTGCAAATATtgactgaaagaaaagatatgaaaattaatttggtcagaagaaataatcaagaaaatacagaaattaaatgcttctcAAGTCATAAATTAGGTACTGCAACAGTATGTAGACAACAGCAACAGTATTATTAAATAGTACAAACCAAGACAAGTTGCAATGTCAAAGAGAAGGTTCTGCCTCATTTTCTTTGAGCCTAAAAACCTGAAATCACAGAAGTCTACAGCAATGTGTCATACAGGAGGTGTCAGAGACTGTACCAGCCACACACCTCCATACCACGTACAGTCAGACACCTGCAATATTCTTTCACAAGACTGCTAAATGTGTAGGATCTGCTTCTCTTGGGGTAACGATTGTCATTTTCACTCTTACTCTTTGGTAGACTCCATACTAGAGGAGCAGTTGACTTGTGCTCACAAAGATGGGAATAAACTTGCAGAGCAATTAAGACGCAGCAACTGTTCCAGTGCTTCTGATGCTCAAACACTGTTTCATACAGTTGTTAGAAACTTAAAGAGTGCCTTAAGTTCCCAGCTCAGTCTCTACAGGCAGACTTCAGCCCTAGATAAAGAGTATTACACAGTCAGTTTGCAGTAAACTAGGAAACCAGGGCTGATTGTTTCCCTGAACTCACCAAGTACTTGCACACAAAAGCCCTGACGGCGACGGCGAGCAGAGCACATCCCACCAATCTGAAAATGCGGAAAGAGTCAAACTCCTCCCCGGCATTCCCATTCTCTTGGCTTGGCTTCTCACTCATCAGCTGGTTCCTCAACTTCAGAGCTTCATCAAATCTGGATAAGTACTGTTCCAAGCCATGTCTAGGGGGCCGTGGGGCAGCGTCAGGCGGCAGCTCCCCTCTGGTACGGTGCCGGAGCTCATTTGTCCCCTCGGTGACAAGCTCTGGAGTTTTACTGAACAAGTCCTTATCCCCTTTGAGGTCAATCATGCTGCCTGCGTGGTCAGCTGTGCCTGCCACGCTGCAGACCGAATCACCAAGCACGATTCGCTTGGAAACTGAAGGAATAGGAAGGGAGTTTGATTTATCTTGTTCGTGCTGAAGCCTTGACTCGGTGTGACTTTCATCAtctaaagaagagaaagaaaatactgagtGAGGCACACCAGGTATGTGGAACAACAGTTTATCTAACTGTTTTATCTAACTGGATTTGGGTTCTTGATTGATGtcattttaaagggaaaagatgGATTTATGATCAATAAATCATAAAAAGACTTGAATTCTTTAAGCCACAACTCTGCAcgcacaggagaaaaaatgttgTTCCGAGTACATGGAGCAACATTAAAAGGACAAACACTGAAAGAAAGTGAATCACACAGAATGATGACAAATGAAAAAGCGATTGGTATTTTGGCTTGTTCTTCTCTATTGTCAGAGGCAGAGCAATGTGAACCTGCTCTGTATTAAACCTGAAGGATGACTCCATCTTACAGCAACAGAGCTGATGCCAGAGAAGACAAACAATCCCCAGGCTTGCAGAACAGGGCTGGTCCTACCAGAGAGGTAGGACAAACACTTAAGAAGCACCTTCCCATATTAAAGGAACGCAAACCAGGGCTTAAGGGCATCCCTGTAAGCTGGTATCTGAGAACTTCAGTTCCTGACAAGATATTCAGCCTCCTCAGAGTACAGACATAAATCACCTGCCTGTGAATCTGCAAGAAAATTCCGCATGCCGTCCACAAACAACCCATGGCTGGTTGTTATCCAAAAGCGCAGAACTTTGATATCAAAGAGCTATGAAAGCAAGCAGCTACTGCATGAACAGGCCGGGGAGGCTCATCCTGTCTTCAACTAAGAACCACCACTTGAGGTGACACGACAGCTCGTCTGCTCGTCAGCAGTAACAGGAGGCCCCAGACCCAGTTTTGGCACCTTTCTGACGGATGACACACTTCTGCTTCCCTCGGCTCTCTCCAGGACCACGGAAGGTCGCGCTTCCCACTCATCAGGGAAACAAGAGACCACACCGAGAAGCCAAACCGCAGCCGCAGGGAGACAGGGCGTTCTGTCCCGGGTGCGGGCAGCGgtggaggcagagaggaggcCGCAGCCGAAGCTCTCACACCGCAGCCGGGAGCCCTCACACCGCGGCCgcagccccgccgccgcccgccaCAGGGCTCACCCTTGCCCGCCGCGGGCCGGTGGAAGCCCATGATGCGGTTGATCCGCTCCTCCGAGTTCATCAGCAGCTTCCTCCGCCGCAGC
This window of the Calypte anna isolate BGI_N300 chromosome 13, bCalAnn1_v1.p, whole genome shotgun sequence genome carries:
- the CAMLG gene encoding calcium signal-modulating cyclophilin ligand, which translates into the protein MAAPASAAGGGRSCRLRAAAGRPHCAALREPPPLLPGMEDGGGLGETPVIPKAGSGLSASQRRAELRRRKLLMNSEERINRIMGFHRPAAGKDDESHTESRLQHEQDKSNSLPIPSVSKRIVLGDSVCSVAGTADHAGSMIDLKGDKDLFSKTPELVTEGTNELRHRTRGELPPDAAPRPPRHGLEQYLSRFDEALKLRNQLMSEKPSQENGNAGEEFDSFRIFRLVGCALLAVAVRAFVCKYLSIFAPFLTLQLAYMGLSKYFPKCEKKVKTTVLTAALLLSGIPAEVISRSMDTYSKMGDVFTDLCVYFFTFIFCHELILVFGSEVP